A genomic stretch from Dethiosulfovibrio faecalis includes:
- a CDS encoding leucyl aminopeptidase family protein — protein sequence MDIEVFSGELPAVRAVAVLFFDDGVSEDVLDGAPTRAMAHFDGKGKKGEFFRYPLDGEVRDLFLVGLGKRDECGLGNYRNAVSDVVRKVGAIGISELAFVLPITPDEAISSAVAEGAVLGNYRFDRFRSPKEEERSVSVDTLYLKDGQRAGLDRGIVLGEAQAASRDLANRPGNDVIPETMADEAVRIAEKYGMECDIWDEDRLQEERMSALWHVGKGSENKPCFIHMVYRPAGKPRRKVALVGKGITFDSGGLCIKGRTGIRTMKCDKTGGCNVLAIMEAVGRLTPDVEVHGIVGAAENMPDGASYRPDDIVRARNGKTIEIVNTDAEGRVTLADSLSFASELEVDAIIDMATLTGAAVTALGNYTAGLVCDFDDLSSELLSASLKSGERFHRFAMDDEKLREQIDSPVADVLNSGGPGGGMITAGMFLREFVSSEIPWAHMDIAGVDFYEKAFDCYGKGATAFGVRTCLEFLLG from the coding sequence ATGGATATAGAGGTTTTCAGCGGTGAACTCCCCGCCGTTAGGGCGGTGGCGGTTTTGTTTTTTGACGATGGAGTCTCGGAGGACGTGTTGGATGGAGCTCCGACCAGGGCTATGGCCCATTTCGATGGCAAGGGTAAAAAGGGCGAGTTCTTTCGTTATCCCCTGGATGGAGAGGTAAGGGATCTCTTCCTCGTCGGCCTGGGGAAGAGGGATGAATGCGGTCTTGGGAACTACAGAAACGCGGTGTCCGATGTCGTGAGGAAGGTCGGGGCCATTGGAATCTCCGAGTTGGCCTTCGTCCTTCCGATAACTCCCGACGAGGCGATCAGCTCCGCCGTGGCGGAAGGAGCCGTTTTGGGGAACTATCGTTTCGACCGTTTCCGTTCCCCCAAGGAAGAGGAGCGTTCCGTATCGGTCGATACCCTGTACCTCAAGGACGGACAGAGAGCTGGACTCGACAGGGGAATCGTCCTAGGCGAGGCCCAGGCCGCCTCGAGAGATCTGGCAAATCGTCCCGGAAACGACGTTATCCCGGAGACGATGGCCGACGAGGCCGTGAGAATTGCGGAAAAATACGGTATGGAGTGCGATATCTGGGACGAAGATCGCCTCCAGGAGGAAAGGATGTCGGCCCTGTGGCACGTTGGGAAAGGTTCGGAGAACAAGCCTTGCTTTATCCACATGGTCTATCGTCCCGCGGGAAAGCCTCGTCGAAAGGTGGCCTTGGTGGGCAAGGGAATAACCTTCGACAGCGGTGGCCTCTGTATAAAAGGCCGGACCGGCATCAGGACGATGAAATGCGACAAGACCGGAGGTTGCAACGTCCTGGCGATAATGGAAGCGGTCGGCCGGCTTACGCCGGACGTCGAGGTCCACGGAATAGTGGGGGCGGCGGAGAACATGCCCGACGGGGCCTCCTACCGTCCGGACGATATAGTTAGGGCCAGAAACGGTAAGACTATAGAGATAGTCAACACCGACGCCGAGGGCAGGGTAACCTTGGCGGACAGTCTATCCTTCGCCTCCGAGCTGGAGGTGGATGCCATAATCGACATGGCGACCCTCACCGGCGCCGCCGTGACTGCCCTCGGGAACTACACCGCAGGTCTCGTCTGCGACTTCGACGATCTGAGCAGTGAGTTGTTGTCGGCTTCCCTGAAGTCGGGGGAGAGGTTCCATCGTTTCGCAATGGACGACGAGAAACTAAGGGAGCAGATAGATTCTCCCGTCGCGGATGTCCTTAACTCCGGCGGCCCCGGTGGCGGCATGATCACGGCCGGTATGTTCCTCAGGGAGTTCGTGAGCTCCGAGATACCCTGGGCTCACATGGACATAGCCGGGGTGGACTTCTACGAGAAGGCCTTCGACTGCTACGGTAAGGGGGCCACCGCCTTCGGGGTCAGAACCTGCCTGGAGTTTCTCTTGGGTTAG
- a CDS encoding ABC transporter substrate-binding protein, with the protein MKKICALLALGVALAFCLSGVSLAAEEPVYGGTLVWRLVNDPPKMDPAFSTDTTSSRALNMICQGLVGYHPDGEGVLPEIAESWDVNDDATVWTFHLRKGVKFHKTCEGQPTANGGREVTAQDFKYSLERLVKENSPRAYFVEQIKGYQDFTDGKADEWVGIEAVDDYTLRFTLDYSFAPFLSILAYNSFTVVPKEDAEKWGKDFNFHLVGSGPFMLEKWDHDNEVVLVRNPDYWKKDAEGNSLPYLDKIVYRVIPDNSVAYLEFKKGNIDILQDVPDEFYEEIKGSYSESGQFQERAHMGTYYYGFNNAEEPFKSNKKLRQALNYAVNREGISELVINGRYGPAKGILPPGMPGYNPNIKGYEYNPEKAKQLLKEAGYPDGIELTLMYNNNPRHRSIAEAIQAQVSELGIKLNLKVQDWGTHLDACSRGEFEMFRMAWVVDYPDPDNFLFVLLDSSNIGSKGNYSRYSNPQVDEWLRAARSETNWDKRVELYQKAEQQIVDDAPWIFLFHYTTSLVHGADIENVYLPAMGDYTTDLTEVWMEKK; encoded by the coding sequence ATGAAGAAAATATGTGCTTTGTTGGCTCTCGGTGTAGCTCTGGCTTTCTGTCTTTCCGGGGTTTCCCTGGCGGCGGAGGAGCCCGTCTACGGCGGGACTCTGGTATGGCGTCTGGTCAACGATCCTCCCAAGATGGATCCGGCTTTTTCAACCGATACTACGTCCAGCCGTGCCCTCAACATGATCTGTCAGGGGCTCGTAGGGTACCATCCCGACGGAGAGGGAGTCCTTCCGGAGATAGCGGAAAGCTGGGACGTCAACGACGACGCCACGGTGTGGACCTTCCACCTCCGCAAGGGAGTCAAGTTCCACAAGACCTGCGAGGGACAGCCCACCGCCAACGGCGGGAGGGAGGTCACAGCTCAGGACTTCAAGTATTCCCTCGAGCGCCTCGTGAAGGAGAACTCCCCCAGGGCTTATTTCGTCGAGCAGATAAAGGGCTATCAGGATTTCACCGATGGCAAGGCGGACGAGTGGGTCGGCATAGAGGCCGTGGACGACTATACCCTTCGTTTTACTCTCGACTATTCCTTCGCTCCCTTCCTGTCCATACTTGCCTATAACTCATTCACCGTCGTCCCCAAGGAGGACGCCGAGAAGTGGGGCAAGGACTTCAACTTCCACCTCGTAGGGTCCGGTCCCTTCATGCTGGAGAAGTGGGATCACGATAACGAGGTCGTCCTGGTCAGAAACCCCGATTATTGGAAGAAGGATGCCGAAGGCAACAGCCTTCCCTATCTGGACAAGATCGTCTACAGGGTCATTCCCGACAACAGCGTGGCCTATCTGGAGTTCAAGAAGGGCAACATCGATATCCTTCAGGACGTCCCAGACGAGTTCTACGAGGAGATCAAGGGCTCTTACTCCGAGAGCGGTCAGTTCCAGGAGAGGGCTCATATGGGAACTTACTACTACGGTTTCAACAACGCCGAGGAGCCCTTCAAGAGCAACAAAAAGCTTCGTCAGGCTCTCAACTACGCCGTCAACCGTGAGGGGATCAGCGAGCTGGTCATCAACGGACGTTACGGCCCCGCCAAGGGAATACTGCCTCCCGGAATGCCCGGTTACAACCCGAACATAAAGGGCTACGAGTACAACCCTGAGAAGGCCAAGCAGCTTCTCAAGGAAGCCGGATATCCCGACGGTATAGAGCTTACCCTCATGTATAACAACAACCCCAGACATAGATCCATCGCCGAGGCTATACAGGCTCAGGTGTCGGAGCTGGGGATAAAACTGAACCTGAAGGTTCAGGACTGGGGAACCCATCTGGACGCCTGTTCCAGAGGCGAGTTCGAGATGTTCAGGATGGCTTGGGTCGTCGACTATCCCGACCCGGACAATTTCCTCTTCGTACTGCTCGATTCCTCGAACATAGGCTCCAAGGGTAACTACTCCCGCTACAGCAATCCTCAGGTCGACGAGTGGCTCAGGGCCGCCCGTTCCGAGACGAACTGGGATAAGAGGGTCGAGCTTTACCAGAAGGCGGAGCAGCAGATAGTGGACGACGCCCCGTGGATCTTCCTCTTTCACTACACCACCAGCCTGGTACACGGCGCCGACATTGAGAACGTCTATCTTCCGGCTATGGGAGACTACACCACCGATCTCACCGAGGTATGGATGGAGAAGAAGTAA